The Xyrauchen texanus isolate HMW12.3.18 chromosome 38, RBS_HiC_50CHRs, whole genome shotgun sequence genome window below encodes:
- the trmt9b gene encoding probable tRNA methyltransferase 9B isoform X2 yields the protein MDEAASQLERDHVHSVYERIAPYFNDSRYKAWPKVKQFLLEQEPGSIVADVGCGNGKYLHINENIFKLGCDVCRPLVDSAWSQGHEVQLCDGLRLPYRDGCFDAVLSIAVIHHMSTKERRIRAIKEMARTLRVGGQIMIYVWAMEQKRRKFEKQDVFIPWNPNPPLSPAMRGTGRTRQRGNGNQSVCDDIASSDKHRKVKSTSSMVDEGELTSPCQQKQQRLWFFSRSLDSVLDFGSLSVSRSSSSTLQTPVDEAAESKSRRTSSRGLIRQVSNLFSSSSKTSLEEDVFISDSHEQVHKIDNSSASNGNESVDLVNDCSSVPLPDLVSYQPEQSNNERYGDVENTSRSQEPLQRQESTASLHKTGGMKEWNSEQLKDTCLRYYHVFREGELMQLIENHVEELHVLHTYLDHANWCVVAEKIQVWKV from the exons ATGGACGAGGCTGCCAGCCAGCTGGAGAGAGACCATGTTCACAGCGTGTACGAGAGGATCGCACCCTACTTCAATGACAGCCGTTACAAGGCTTGGCCCAAGGTCAAGCAGTTCCTTTTGGAGCAGGAGCCCGGCAGCATTGTGGCTGACGTAG gTTGTGGCAATGGCAAATATCTGCACATCAATGAGAATATCTTCAAGCTGGGCTGTGATGTGTGTCGCCCGCTGGTGGACTCTGCGTGGAGTCAGGGTCACGAGGTGCAACTTTGTGATGGCCTACGTTTACCCTATAGAGATGGCTGTTTTGACGCAGTACTCTCCATTGCAG TCATCCACCACATGTCCACCAAAGAAAGGCGTATCCGAGCAATAAAGGAGATGGCGCGCACCCTGCGCGTGGGAGGGCAAATCATGATTTATGTTTGGGCCATGGAGCAGAAGAGGCGCAAGTTTGAGAAGCAGGACGTCTTTATTCCCTGGAACCCCAATCCCCCTTTATCTCCTGCCATGAGAGGAACTGGGCGAACCAGACAGCGAGGCAATGGAAACCAAAGCGTCTGCGATGACATCGCCTCCAGTGACAAGCACAGGAAGGTAAAAAGCACATCCTCCATGGTGGACGAGGGCGAACTTACCAGCCCCTGCCAGCAGAAGCAACAGAGGCTTTGGTTTTTCTCCAGGTCTTTGGATTCTGTGCTGGACTTTGGCAGCTTGAGCGTGTCCCGCTCCTCTTCCAGCACTTTACAAACCCCTGTGGATGAGGCGGCAGAGAGCAAAAGCCGGCGAACCAGTAGCAGGGGTCTCATCAGACAGGTTTCTAACCTCTTTTCATCTTCCTCCAAAACCAGTCTAGAAGAGGATGTCTTCATCTCCGATTCCCATGAGCAAGTCCATAAAATTGACAATAGCAGTGCTAGTAATGGGAATGAGAGTGTGGATCTTGTTAATGACTGTTCCTCAGTACCACTGCCTGATTTGGTGTCCTACCAACCGGAGCAGTCTAATAACGAAAGATATGGGGATGTAGAGAATACATCAAGAAGTCAAGAGCCTTTGCAGAGGCAGGAAAGCACAGCATCTCTTCATAAAACCGGGGGGATGAAAGAATGGAACAGCGAGCAGTTGAAGGACACTTGTCTGAGGTACTACCACGTATTCAGGGAAGGAGAACTGATGCAGTTGATTGAAAACCATGTGGAAGAGCTCCATGTTCTGCACACCTACTTGGATCACGCCAACTGGTGTGTAGTGGCCGAGAAGATCCAAGTCTGGAAGGTTTAA
- the trmt9b gene encoding probable tRNA methyltransferase 9B isoform X1 — MARIKQTVSRRIECLSDYNLERGKDALWGLIESSMDEAASQLERDHVHSVYERIAPYFNDSRYKAWPKVKQFLLEQEPGSIVADVGCGNGKYLHINENIFKLGCDVCRPLVDSAWSQGHEVQLCDGLRLPYRDGCFDAVLSIAVIHHMSTKERRIRAIKEMARTLRVGGQIMIYVWAMEQKRRKFEKQDVFIPWNPNPPLSPAMRGTGRTRQRGNGNQSVCDDIASSDKHRKVKSTSSMVDEGELTSPCQQKQQRLWFFSRSLDSVLDFGSLSVSRSSSSTLQTPVDEAAESKSRRTSSRGLIRQVSNLFSSSSKTSLEEDVFISDSHEQVHKIDNSSASNGNESVDLVNDCSSVPLPDLVSYQPEQSNNERYGDVENTSRSQEPLQRQESTASLHKTGGMKEWNSEQLKDTCLRYYHVFREGELMQLIENHVEELHVLHTYLDHANWCVVAEKIQVWKV, encoded by the exons ATGCTCTGTGGGGTTTAATAGAGAGCAGCATGGACGAGGCTGCCAGCCAGCTGGAGAGAGACCATGTTCACAGCGTGTACGAGAGGATCGCACCCTACTTCAATGACAGCCGTTACAAGGCTTGGCCCAAGGTCAAGCAGTTCCTTTTGGAGCAGGAGCCCGGCAGCATTGTGGCTGACGTAG gTTGTGGCAATGGCAAATATCTGCACATCAATGAGAATATCTTCAAGCTGGGCTGTGATGTGTGTCGCCCGCTGGTGGACTCTGCGTGGAGTCAGGGTCACGAGGTGCAACTTTGTGATGGCCTACGTTTACCCTATAGAGATGGCTGTTTTGACGCAGTACTCTCCATTGCAG TCATCCACCACATGTCCACCAAAGAAAGGCGTATCCGAGCAATAAAGGAGATGGCGCGCACCCTGCGCGTGGGAGGGCAAATCATGATTTATGTTTGGGCCATGGAGCAGAAGAGGCGCAAGTTTGAGAAGCAGGACGTCTTTATTCCCTGGAACCCCAATCCCCCTTTATCTCCTGCCATGAGAGGAACTGGGCGAACCAGACAGCGAGGCAATGGAAACCAAAGCGTCTGCGATGACATCGCCTCCAGTGACAAGCACAGGAAGGTAAAAAGCACATCCTCCATGGTGGACGAGGGCGAACTTACCAGCCCCTGCCAGCAGAAGCAACAGAGGCTTTGGTTTTTCTCCAGGTCTTTGGATTCTGTGCTGGACTTTGGCAGCTTGAGCGTGTCCCGCTCCTCTTCCAGCACTTTACAAACCCCTGTGGATGAGGCGGCAGAGAGCAAAAGCCGGCGAACCAGTAGCAGGGGTCTCATCAGACAGGTTTCTAACCTCTTTTCATCTTCCTCCAAAACCAGTCTAGAAGAGGATGTCTTCATCTCCGATTCCCATGAGCAAGTCCATAAAATTGACAATAGCAGTGCTAGTAATGGGAATGAGAGTGTGGATCTTGTTAATGACTGTTCCTCAGTACCACTGCCTGATTTGGTGTCCTACCAACCGGAGCAGTCTAATAACGAAAGATATGGGGATGTAGAGAATACATCAAGAAGTCAAGAGCCTTTGCAGAGGCAGGAAAGCACAGCATCTCTTCATAAAACCGGGGGGATGAAAGAATGGAACAGCGAGCAGTTGAAGGACACTTGTCTGAGGTACTACCACGTATTCAGGGAAGGAGAACTGATGCAGTTGATTGAAAACCATGTGGAAGAGCTCCATGTTCTGCACACCTACTTGGATCACGCCAACTGGTGTGTAGTGGCCGAGAAGATCCAAGTCTGGAAGGTTTAA